The genomic window CGAAGGACCGTTCGGAACTTGAATCAACGAATCGTTCAAATCGATCGGAGCCACCTTGGCGATGATCCGATCGTTTTCATCGATCAGAATGCTTTCTCCGATACAATCCCCCACTTCCAAAATTCTCCGCATCGCATCCAAACCTATGTCGATCGAAACAACCCCGAGAAAACGATCCCGAAAATACACGGGCTCGGAGACTGTGATCATCAAACCTTGATCGATGATATCGTTGTATAATCCGGTAATGACCTGTCTGCGATCCGGATTGGCCTCGGGGTTCGCTTGCACCCAAAACGGCCTTTGATACAAACCGTCGTTGAATACGTCTTTGTACACGCTGCCCTTGGGCGCGTAATACATAAATCCTTGTGCGGATAAATAATAAGCCCATATAAATTCGCTTTTTGTTTCTACAAGCGTGTCGAATTGTCCTTTCAAACTCAAAGCGGCTTCCGCTTCTTTTAAAAGAAAGGGCGTGATCTGTTTGGAATACTGCGGCACCCGGGATGTCTGTAAGGATTCCTTTACGGGCTCGGGGGAATTCTTCGTATCGCGATTTTCAATTCCGAACAATTTCAAACTCGGAAAGTTGCGAAACTTTCGAAGAGACGATGCGCTCGGAGTTTCATCCGAATCGTAAATCATTGCGTTTGAGATCGACAAACCCAAGGCTCGGGTTTGATTGCTGACTCTGCGAATGTAATCCTGCGTCACTCTCGCTCGCATCCAAACGACCCGATGAATTTCTTCCTGTTTCTTTTTTGCTTCGTAAACAAACGTGCCTATGATTAAAACGGGGCTGATCGTCAAAACCAGAAGAATCGTTCTTCGTTGAATTTTCTTTTCGCTCTGATGTACGTTCATGCTTAGAATCGCTCGTATTTCCCGAGTGCAGAATCAGTAGGAAATTGATTCTACGCAAATGTTTATTTAATTTTAGACAGTTTGGATTGTATGATTCTATATTTTAAGAAGGGAGGGAACAAAGGACCCGAAAGAACAAGGGGAAGAATGATAAAATGATACCTTTTCAAAAGGATGACATTTCTCAAGAAACTGAGCGGATCTTGCTCGGAGAGGGTTGTTTTTACGGAAACGAGTGCGGCTGAATTCTCAAAAGTTATTTAGAAAGAATTCATTTCGATAATTTGAAACTCAATTTAGACACAAATAAGAAGTTAATTCGAATAGCAAAAAGAAGAGGGAAAACTTTAAATCGAATTATAAAAGAAGAACGAAAAGATTCTTGGATTGGATCGAAGTCTACGTCGTTTTCCGCAAGCAAGCTGAACGTTGCCGCTTGCGGAACCGCGATTCGATTAAGGGGTTGCGAGTTTCTTTTTAGCCAAGTCCAAAACGATTCGAAATTGTTCCGGCGTCATTTTGCTCTGAGCGCCTAACTGCGAATTTTCCAAATCGCTGTGTTCATGGCTGTAAGGTACATTCGATTTTTGTAAATCGGCGGGTGTGATGTAAATCGTTTTGTTTCCTTTGGTTACGGCTAAGTAATCGGAATCGTTGATCTTTTTGGAATGACTCTGCATATTTTCCAATTCGATCTGACCTTCACAATGACAGGTGAACGTCATATCCTCGTAGATCGAAGTATAAAATTTGGTTCCTCGCACTCCCGCGGTCGTAGTCGGCGTATGAAGACTCATCCGATCGGTCTTAAGAAGTTTGTTTGCAAGAATCCAAGAACTTCCTTTGTTCTGAAGAAACGACTTCTCGTCGGCGTCCGCCTTGACTTGAAACTCGGAATCCGATTCGATTTCGATCACGTAAGAATTCTCCCCAAATACTAGCGTGGCGACCGATTGATGTCCGGTTACGATCGTATCTCCGGCTTCGATCACTTGCGAAACGGAGGCCTTGCGTTTTTGATCCCCTCTCTGAACGCTCACATCGCCCTTGATGAATGTGATCGCGCCTTTGTGCGGATCGGTTTGTTTTTTTCCGCAAGCGGCCGAGAACGCGGCGATACAAACCGCAAAGAACAACATCTCGATTCTTTTCATAAATTCTCCCATAGATAAAGTCAGGTTTTGAAATCGAACTTCAAACAATGTTCTCGGATTGTGAAAAGGCAAACGAAATATTTTCGAACGGATTCGTGAATTCTATTTTGCGGAATCGAATTATAATCGAATCTTAAATTTACCGGGAAGAAAGTCTGTTTTTCCGGTAGAGCGCGGGCGACAGGCCCGTGGCTTTTAAGAATTGAGAGTTGAACGCAGATTTGGAATTGAATCCCACTTCGAATCCGATATCCAACACGGCCTTCTGGGGTTCTTCGAGCAAAAGCCGGCACGCTTCCTGAACGCGATAATGATTGATGAGTTCGTAAAAACTCATTCTCTGAACCTCGTTGAGATAACGGGACGTCTGATGCAGACTCAAACCGAGGCCCGCCGCAAGATCGATCAGTCTCAATTCTCCGTCCCGATAAAAAGCCCGGCTTTCCATCATCTCCTTGAGCTTCAGATCGGCTTGCAGAATTTCTTCGCTTAACAAAACGGTGTTTTGATACTTGGAACTTTGGATCGCTACGGTCATCTCGTTGAAAAACGCGGGGTGATTCTCCCGCAGCACGAACATCAGAAGAACGACCCAAACGATGCAGGAGGCCCCCGTTTTAAACAGAAGTTCGTTTTTCAAAAAGAAGGCCGAGCCGATGAGGACGTTCGCCAATACGGGCAAAAGAAGAATGATCCACACGAGTTTCAATTCGTAGATCTCGTATTTGCGGCTGATCCGCAGATAAACGCGCAGACAAAGAATGGAATATAAGGAAACTTGAATGCAGGCAAGGAAAGTCGCGAGATGAATCGGGTCCCATTGAAATCTGCGGAAGCTGTTCGAAACCGCCTCTTTCAAAACGTCCGGTCCCTGCAAAAAATACGCGATCTCGAAAACCGCGAATACGACCGCGGGTATAAAATGAAACCAGTATCTGGCTCCGATTTCCCGAAAAGAAATCCTTCCTTCGGAGATTTTATGGAGATGGGATTTTACGTAAACATACACGAGCGGACCTACGAGCGTGATTCCCGTAAATAAAAAACAGAATAGATACGGAATCGCAAGCAGCGAAGGTTCGAAATACCAGGCATAACGAAGTAAAATGCTTCCGGTAAGACATTGAATGAGGATCAAAGTCGGATTGATCGGAGTTTTTTTGATCGATTCCAAAATCGAATAGAAGAAGGCGTTCGCCGCTCCGAAGTAAATAAAGAATGTCAGACTCGAATTCAGATATTCCATCGTTTTGATTCCGTTTCGTTTTCAAATTCTTCCCGAATGATTCGCGTTTCAACGACCTATCCGATAGGATCGCACGGCCCAACCGATCGGGAAGGTCGATGCTTCTTCCCGGATGGTTTATAGTTTCGAACATGAAACGCAAAACACATCCTCTCGCAGTCGTACATCTCAAAGGAACCCAGGAAGAAATGGGACGTCAGTTCGGTGAAATCATGAAGAACATCGGAGAGTTCGAACCGATCTTCGATTTTTATCCGGTCATGGCGCGCAACTTACTCTTAGGAAGCCTTCCCCGCGACAAACGCAACTTTCCCGCAAAAGGATTCCTATCCATGTATCTCAAGTTCTCGCAGAATCAAATGAGAAAACGCAGGCCGGAAGAATTTTCTAAACGGACAATCGCCGCGTTGCAAGCCGCGGGTAAAACGGCCAAGATCGAGAAGGATCTGTTCACGATGGATGCGTTTCAAAACTCGGTGGGACTTTTAGGCGCGATCCAGATGTTGCCCGAACTCGCTCACTTCGGCGGATTCGGTAAATCTCAATTGGTTCCCGCTTGCACGAGCGCTGCAGTCTGGGGAAGTCACAGCAAGGACGGAATGTTATATCACGCCCGCAACTTCGACTTTCCGGGAGTCGACGTATGGGATTTACGACCCGTGGTGGTTTTTTGCACTCCCACTAACGGCCTTCGATACGGATACGTCACTTGCAGAGGAGCGGACGCTCCCGGAATCACGGCGTTCAACGAAGCGGGATTGACTCTTTCGTTTCACACCCGCTTTCATAAAAAGATCGGATCCAAGGGTTTGGGAGTGATCGACTTCGGGCATAAGATCATTTCCGAAGCGCATAACATCGATGAGGCGGTCGAGATCGCGAGAAAACACAAAATCAACTCCACGTGGGGAGCGATCGTTACGAGTTTCCGGGACAAAGGTTCGAAGGCCGCCGTCATCGAAACCAACTTCGGCGATATGGACGTTACGTATTCCCAAGCGGGTTCGGAATCCTTCGTAAACACCAATCACTATTTGAGTCCGCGTCTGCAAAACGGAGAGATCTTGGCTTCTCCTGTTTTTTACAATCACACTCTCGGAAGATACAAACGCGCGCACCAAATTCTCGCCGCAAGCCGTTCCAAAGGAACGAGCGCAAAGGATCTGCAGAATTTGTTAAACGATACGGTTGATCCGAGCAGCGGAGAATTCCGAGTCATGGGTTCCACGATACGGCAAATCACTTCTGTTAAATCGGTGGTGATGAGTCCGGAAGCGCAAAAACTTTATATCTCGGTCGGGGCCGCGCCGACGGGAGAAGGACCGTATCTCGAGATTCCCATCGTCTGGGAGAACGCACCCGGTTATTCGATCGTCGATCCGAGCGTCGACCTCAGCGGAAAAAAATCGAAAACAAAGAAGAATCAAACTTCTTCTACGCAAGGAACCGCCATCGAACTTTATAAAGAAGCGATGTTGATCAACGACAATCCGCAGTTAGGCGGAATCCCCGAGATGTTCGATCAACTGCAGCAGGCAAAGAAACTTCTGCAGAAAGATCCGGCGCTTTCCTTTTTACAAGCGATACTCAAATTGGAAACGGGAGAATGGAATGAAGCGATCCGTCTTTTAGAGGAATCGGCCGCGTACGAATCCGGGCCGTTCCGAAAGAACCAGGCTCATCTTTGGCTCGCACGCACCCAATCCGCGATCGGAAAGAAAAAAACGGCGGATCACTATTACGAAAAGGTAATGAACGGCCCGAACACGACGGACGGTTTGATTTGGAAAAAGAAAGCCGCCGAGGACAAAGGCGGTTATTCCAAACGAAAATTGAAACAAGTTTCTCCGAATTTTCTGTTGGTCGACGTGAACGAGCTCTGAAGAAAACGAAGAATTGCTTTTCCAAAAAAAGACGCTTGTGATTCTTTCCAAATAAGAATCACAAAGAACGGTCCGTCGAACGCGGATCGTTCTTTGTTTCATGAGGGAAGTCGCGTATGAATTTGGAAGAAGCAAAGAATTTCTGTGTTCGCTGGTTGTCCGCTTGGACCGGCAATCGGCCGGAACATCTTCTCACTTTTTATGCAGACGACGCGTTTTATTCCGATCCGACCGCAAAGAAAGGATTCCAAGGTCACGGAAAACTTCTTCCCTACTTTAAGATTTTACTTCGGAATAATCCGAACTGGGTTTGGACTCACGAAGAAATCATTCCGAACGAGAAAGGATTCGTTTTAAAATGGAAAGCGGTGATTCCCGTTCGGGATACGGAAGTGATCGAATACGGAATGGACATCGTGGAAGTGGAAAACGAAAAGATCACACGCAACGAAGTGTATTTCGACACGAGAAAGTTGATGGAAACGATTCAGAATCGCTGAAAGAAAGTTACGATCCTTCCGCCCAGCGTTCTCTTACTTCGAGAAGTTTCGGCATCACTTCCAAAAAGATCGGAATCAAACTCGGATCAAAGTGTTTGCCGGATTCTTTTTGGATGTAATCGATCGCTTCCGAAATTTCCCAAGCTTTCTTATACGGTCTTTGCGTCGTGAGCGCGTCGAAAACGTCGGCTAACGCGACGATACGAGCTTCGATCGGAATCG from Leptospira yasudae includes these protein-coding regions:
- a CDS encoding sensor domain-containing diguanylate cyclase, producing MNVHQSEKKIQRRTILLVLTISPVLIIGTFVYEAKKKQEEIHRVVWMRARVTQDYIRRVSNQTRALGLSISNAMIYDSDETPSASSLRKFRNFPSLKLFGIENRDTKNSPEPVKESLQTSRVPQYSKQITPFLLKEAEAALSLKGQFDTLVETKSEFIWAYYLSAQGFMYYAPKGSVYKDVFNDGLYQRPFWVQANPEANPDRRQVITGLYNDIIDQGLMITVSEPVYFRDRFLGVVSIDIGLDAMRRILEVGDCIGESILIDENDRIIAKVAPIDLNDSLIQVPNGPSEKFFLQSGNYWVFFDIKEGDVRLIHRISAIWFLLSIVTGLLPFWGLVCALGIVLILYIKLKSSMEQVSQLIHTDPLTGIANRRGFLKLTQKALAISNRHGQNWTILMIDIDHFKQVNDQFGHDTGDRILVKVAQVLGTCIRQSDALCRWGGEEFAVFLFGANPEDSVNIAEHLRKEVENKVFLQDGKAVTLSIGISEGRGGRSGLEEAFTHADQALYQAKTSGRNKVCVFETVTDLI
- a CDS encoding FecR family protein produces the protein MKRIEMLFFAVCIAAFSAACGKKQTDPHKGAITFIKGDVSVQRGDQKRKASVSQVIEAGDTIVTGHQSVATLVFGENSYVIEIESDSEFQVKADADEKSFLQNKGSSWILANKLLKTDRMSLHTPTTTAGVRGTKFYTSIYEDMTFTCHCEGQIELENMQSHSKKINDSDYLAVTKGNKTIYITPADLQKSNVPYSHEHSDLENSQLGAQSKMTPEQFRIVLDLAKKKLATP
- a CDS encoding AraC family transcriptional regulator; translated protein: MEYLNSSLTFFIYFGAANAFFYSILESIKKTPINPTLILIQCLTGSILLRYAWYFEPSLLAIPYLFCFLFTGITLVGPLVYVYVKSHLHKISEGRISFREIGARYWFHFIPAVVFAVFEIAYFLQGPDVLKEAVSNSFRRFQWDPIHLATFLACIQVSLYSILCLRVYLRISRKYEIYELKLVWIILLLPVLANVLIGSAFFLKNELLFKTGASCIVWVVLLMFVLRENHPAFFNEMTVAIQSSKYQNTVLLSEEILQADLKLKEMMESRAFYRDGELRLIDLAAGLGLSLHQTSRYLNEVQRMSFYELINHYRVQEACRLLLEEPQKAVLDIGFEVGFNSKSAFNSQFLKATGLSPALYRKNRLSSR
- a CDS encoding C45 family peptidase, producing the protein MKRKTHPLAVVHLKGTQEEMGRQFGEIMKNIGEFEPIFDFYPVMARNLLLGSLPRDKRNFPAKGFLSMYLKFSQNQMRKRRPEEFSKRTIAALQAAGKTAKIEKDLFTMDAFQNSVGLLGAIQMLPELAHFGGFGKSQLVPACTSAAVWGSHSKDGMLYHARNFDFPGVDVWDLRPVVVFCTPTNGLRYGYVTCRGADAPGITAFNEAGLTLSFHTRFHKKIGSKGLGVIDFGHKIISEAHNIDEAVEIARKHKINSTWGAIVTSFRDKGSKAAVIETNFGDMDVTYSQAGSESFVNTNHYLSPRLQNGEILASPVFYNHTLGRYKRAHQILAASRSKGTSAKDLQNLLNDTVDPSSGEFRVMGSTIRQITSVKSVVMSPEAQKLYISVGAAPTGEGPYLEIPIVWENAPGYSIVDPSVDLSGKKSKTKKNQTSSTQGTAIELYKEAMLINDNPQLGGIPEMFDQLQQAKKLLQKDPALSFLQAILKLETGEWNEAIRLLEESAAYESGPFRKNQAHLWLARTQSAIGKKKTADHYYEKVMNGPNTTDGLIWKKKAAEDKGGYSKRKLKQVSPNFLLVDVNEL
- a CDS encoding nuclear transport factor 2 family protein translates to MNLEEAKNFCVRWLSAWTGNRPEHLLTFYADDAFYSDPTAKKGFQGHGKLLPYFKILLRNNPNWVWTHEEIIPNEKGFVLKWKAVIPVRDTEVIEYGMDIVEVENEKITRNEVYFDTRKLMETIQNR